A genomic window from Peromyscus maniculatus bairdii isolate BWxNUB_F1_BW_parent chromosome 1, HU_Pman_BW_mat_3.1, whole genome shotgun sequence includes:
- the Peg3 gene encoding paternally-expressed gene 3 protein isoform X2, which produces MYHQEDDTNSDMTSDDDMSRCGRETPPPRSSHSLSSDRDQERRGRSREVEPRDRWPYIRSPRSRLPHRDLSLPVMSRPHFGLERDDDRRSMDYESRSQDAESYQNVVELKEDKKPQNPIQDNLENYRKLLSLGVQLAEDDRHSHMTQGHSSRSKRSAYPSTSRGLKPMPEAKKPAHRRGICEDESSHGVIMEKFIKDVSRKSARARELHERPPPPPPPPRFPRPSDNWKDGASNRRESVIQERGPEGRAYRGGFRFNADLLSRNRVLERKRRYHFDSDERGHEHKSCVRKKPFECGSEMRQAMSMGNLSCPPVPESQPIDFPADPYVCDECGRSFSVISEFVEHQIMHTRENLYEYGESFIHSVAVNEVQKGQGGGRRFECKECGETFSRSAALAEHRQIHAREYLAECNDQENEDTIMPSPTFSELQKIYGKDKFYECKVCKETFLHSSALIEHQKTHGRGNSDDRENERERERQRMRARARELRERERERGEPFLTCPNFNEFRKMYRKDKIYECKVCGESFLHLSSLREHQKIHTRGNPFENKSRMCEETFVPSQSLRRRQKTYREKLFDFNNARDALMESSDPGDHQKNRSRKNFFEGRGYEKPFAESQKSHTITRPPTNEDDKPFTISVNPNDKPKSPTMENGSQGRPYERPVIHSLGPALPLKSRGAFGFPKPRSVTESSTQTTGGILPRILSRGSIFEGKEFKRSIIHSLPAPRPLKRHRANDLLGCDEEGESSIYIPELSNKRRKIPTGEDTYEGSNSSNHTDSIPPGVPRAEPPSLSGEPRESNQDVTFSVPSSSVREHQKARAKKKYIETRSSEASLIHSLPFGDLQAFRRRAKFFECQECGEAFAHGSDLIEHQKIHDRERPSGSRHFERSVIRSLAPSDPQTSYAQERFIQEQVRKFREFGQRSATSNNLSVQKTHTQEKYAEEPHDKQTHGQKIHDKEPNGQEPHGQEPHGDEPQDKEPLDQEMRNEEPLDQEMRNEEPLDQEMRNEEPHGDKPNGQEPHGDEPHDNGPLDQEMGGEEPHGEESHGQNKAEDATIQASGSEDHKKDDAGDMIYECQDCGLGFTDLTDLTSHQDVHSRKDLVDSREYAPSEVHAHPVSEFENKCSGEKLYECPKCGESFTHSSLLLEHQRVHEQDQLYSVKACDDGFIALLPVTRPRRNRAAERNPAAVTGSAIRCRQCGQGFIHSSALNEHMRQHRDDEMLEQNELTEEIFIQGLALTEYQGSETEEKLFECTICGECFFTAKQLGDHHTKVHKDEPYEYGPSYTHASFLTEPLRKHIPLYECKDCGQPFLDDTVIAERMVFHPEREGGSDIVAATAQEVEANVLIPQEVLRIQGSNAEAAEPEVEAAEPEVEAAEPELEAAEPNGEAEGPDGEAAEPDGEAEQPNAEAEQPNGDADEPDGAGIEDPEERADEPEEDVEEPEGDADEPDGADIEDPEEEGEDEEIEVEEPYYNCHECTETFASSAAFGEHLKSHASVIIFEPANALGESPGYPERASTSAGGAEQADDDKYFKCDVCGQLFQDRLSLARHQNSHTG; this is translated from the exons ATGTACCACCAGGAAG ACGACACCAACAGTGACATGACCAGTGACGACGACATGAGCCGTTGTGGGAGGGAAACCCCACCACCTCGATCATCCCATTCTTTGAGCA GTGACCGAGACCAGGAGCGCAGGGGCAGAAGCAGAGAAGTGGAGCCTCGAGACCGCTGGCCATACATCAGGAGTCCCAGAAGCA GGCTGCCTCATCGGGATCTTTCCCTCCCTGTGATGTCAAGACCACATTTTGGACTGGAAAGAGATGATGACAGACGTTCCATGGATTATGAGTCTCGATCCCAG GATGCTGAATCATACCAGAATGTTGTGGAACTCAAAGAGGACAAGAAGCCTCAGAATCCAATTCAGGACAACCTGGAGAACTACAGAAAGCTGCTCTCACTGG GAGTACAGCTTGCCGAAGATGACCGACACTCTCACATGACACAAGGCCACTCATCGAGGTCCAAGAGAAGTGCCTACCCAAGCACCAGCCGAG GTCTGAAACCCATGCCTGAAGCCAAAAAGCCGGCCCACCGACGCGGAATCTGTGAGGATGAATCTTCTCATGGAGTGATAATGGAAAAATTCATCAAGGATGTGTCACGCAAATCCGCAAGAGCGAGGGAGCTGCACGagcgtcctcctcctcctcctccacccccgaGGTTCCCCAGGCCCAGTGACAACTGGAAGGACGGTGCGTCCAACAGAAGAGAGTCAGTGATCCAGGAGAGGGGTCCTGAGGGGAGAGCGTACAGGGGTGGCTTCCGGTTCAATGCAGACCTGCTTTCCAGAAACCGAGTGCTGGAAAGGAAGCGGCGTTATCACTTTGATTCTGATGAGAGGGGTCACGAGCATAAGAGCTGTGTGAGGAAGAAGCCTTTTGAGTGTGGCAGTGAGATGAGGCAGGCTATGAGCATGGGTAACCTGAGCTGCCCTCCCGTCCCCGAGTCGCAGCCGATCGATTTTCCGGCAGATCCGTATGTGTGTGATGAGTGCGGGAGGTCGTTCAGTGTCATCTCTGAGTTTGTCGAGCACCAGATCATGCACACTAGGGAGAATCTCTATGAGTATGGAGAGTCCTTTATCCACAGTGTGGCTGTCAATGAGGTACAGAAAGGTCAGGGCGGGGGGCGACGCTTTGAGTGTAAGGAGTGTGGAGAAACCTTCAGTAGGAGCGCAGCCCTGGCAGAGCATCGCCAAATCCATGCTAGGGAGTACCTTGCCGAATGCAATGACCAGGAGAACGAGGACACCATCATGCCTAGCCCGACCTTCAGCGAGCTGCAGAAGATATATGGCAAAGACAAGTTCTACGAGTGCAAGGTGTGCAAGGAGACCTTTCTGCACAGCTCGGCCCTGATTGAGCACCAGAAAACCCACGGCAGAGGCAACTCAGACGACAGAGAGAATGAGCGTGAGCGAGAACGCCAGCGCATGCGTGCGCGTGCACGGGAGCTGCGCGAACGCGAGCGCGAGCGCGGGGAACCCTTTCTGACCTGTCCAAACTTCAATGAGTTTCGGAAGATGTACAGGAAAGACAAGATCTATGAATGCAAGGTGTGTGGGGAGAGCTTCCTTCACCTCTCGTCCCTGAGGGAGCATCAGAAAATCCACACTCGAGGAAACCCATTCGAAAATAAGAGCAGGATGTGCGAGGAGACCTTTGTCCCAAGTCAGTCCCTCAGAAGGCGCCAGAAAACCTACAGGGAGAAGCTGTTCGACTTTAACAATGCCAGAGATGCACTGATGGAAAGCTCAGACCCCGGTGACCACCAGAAAAATCGTTCTCGAAAGAATTTCTTTGAGGGCAGGGGATATGAGAAGCCCTTTGCCGAATCTCAGAAGAGTCATACTATAACAAGACCACCTACAAACGAAGATGACAAGCCATTCACCATCAGTGTCAACCCCAATGACAAGCCGAAGTCCCCAACCATGGAAAACGGCTCCCAGGGGAGACCCTACGAGAGGCCTGTCATTCACAGCTTGGGTCCTGCACTACCTCTGAAGAGTCGCGGCGCATTCGGGTTCCCTAAACCAAGATCAGTGACAGAGTCTAGCACCCAGACCACGGGAGGCATTCTCCCCAGAATCCTCTCTAGAGGGAGCATCTTTGAAGGAAAGGAATTCAAGAGATCCATCATCCACAGCTTGCCTGCCCCCCGACCTCTGAAACGTCATAGGGCAAATGACCTGCTTGGATGCGATGAGGAGGGCGAGTCCTCCATTTACATCCCAGAGCTGAGCAATAAGCGTCGGAAGATTCCTACCGGAGAAGACACTTATGAAGGAAGCAACAGCAGCAACCACACGGATTCCATCCCCCCGGGTGTACCCCGTGCTGAGCCTCCAAGCCTTTCTGGAGAGCCCCGTGAATCTAATCAAGATGTCACATTTTCAGTGCCCAGCTCAAGTGTTCGCGAACACCAGAAGGCTCGTGCCAAAAAGAAGTACATTGAGACCAGGAGCAGTGAGGCCTCTCTAATCCACTCCCTGCCTTTTGGTGACCTGCAGGCATTCCGCCGTAGAGCGAAGTTCTTTGAGTGTCAGGAATGTGGGGAGGCCTTTGCTCATGGGTCTGACCTCATCGAGCACCAGAAGATTCACGACAGAGAAAGACCCTCCGGGAGCCGACATTTCGAGCGATCTGTCATCCGCAGCCTGGCCCCTAGCGACCCTCAGACCAGTTATGCCCAAGAACGCTTCATTCAAGAGCAAGTGCGCAAATTCAGAGAATTTGGACAACGCTCTGCTACCAGCAACAACCTCAGTGTACAGAAAACCCACACCCAAGAAAAATATGCCGAGGAGCCCCATGATAAACAAACTCATGGTCAAAAAATTCATGACAAAGAGCCCAATGGCCAAGAACCCCATGGCCAGGAGCCCCATGGTGATGAGCCCCAGGACAAGGAGCCCCTTGATCAGGAGATGCGCAACGAAGAGCCCCTTGATCAGGAGATGCGCAACGAAGAGCCCCTTGATCAGGAGATGCGCAACGAAGAGCCCCATGGTGATAAGCCCAATGGCCAGGAGCCCCATGGTGATGAGCCCCATGACAATGGGCCCCTTGATCAGGAGATGGGTGGTGAGGAGCCCCATGGTGAAGAGTCCCACGGCCAGAACAAAGCAGAAGACGCTACCATTCAGGCCTCAGGTTCTGAAGACCACAAGAAAGATGACGCCGGCGACATGATCTATGAATGCCAGGACTGCGGACTGGGCTTCACTGACCTCACAGACCTCACAAGCCATCAGGATGTCCACAGCAGAAAGGATCTGGTTGACAGTCGCGAATATGCACCCTCCGAAGTTCATGCCCACCCCGTCAGCGAATTTGAGAATAAGTGCTCTGGAGAGAAGCTGTACGAATGTCCAAAATGCGGGGAGTCGTTTACTCACAGCTCACTGCTTCTCGAGCATCAGAGAGTCCATGAACAAGACCAGCTGTATTCTGTCAAGGCCTGCGATGATGGCTTCATCGCTCTCCTGCCCGTCACGAGGCCAAGGAGGAATCGCGCCGCCGAGAGGAATCCCGCCGCCGTCACTGGGTCAGCCATTCGATGCCGTCAGTGCGGGCAAGGCTTCATTCACAGCTCCGCCCTCAACGAGCACATGAGGCAGCACAGGGATGACGAAATGCTGGAGCAGAACGAGTTGACGGAGGAGATTTTCATCCAAGGCCTGGCCCTCACCGAGTACCAGGGCAGCGAGACCGAAGAGAAGCTTTTTGAGTGCACGATCTGTGGGGAGTGCTTCTTCACTGCCAAACAGCTCGGGGACCACCACACCAAAGTCCACAAGGACGAGCCCTACGAGTACGGGCCCTCCTACACCCACGCCTCCTTTCTCACCGAGCCCCTCAGGAAGCACATCCCACTGTACGAGTGCAAAGACTGCGGGCAGCCCTTCCTGGACGACACGGTCATCGCCGAGCGCATGGTGTTCCACCCGGAGCGAGAAGGCGGGTCGGACATAGTAGCCGCCACTGCCCAAGAGGTCGAAGCCAATGTCCTCATCCCACAAGAAGTCCTGAGGATCCAGGGGTCAAACGCGGAAGCGGCCGAGCCCGAAGTGGAGGCCGCCGAGCCGGAAGTGGAGGCTGCAGAGCCCGAGCTGGAGGCCGCAGAGCCCAATGGAGAGGCCGAAGGGCCGGATGGAGAAGCTGCCGAGCCGGACGGAGAGGCGGAGCAGCCCAACGCAGAGGCGGAGCAGCCCAATGGTGACGCCGATGAGCCAGATGGAGCCGGCATCGAAGACCCAGAAGAGAGGGCTGACGAGCCAGAGGAAGATGTCGAAGAGCCGGAGGGAGACGCCGACGAGCCTGACGGTGCAGACATCGAAGACCccgaagaggaaggagaagatgaaGAGATTGAGGTCGAAGAACCGTACTACAACTGCCACGAGTGCACGGAAACCTTCGCCTCCAGCGCGGCCTTCGGCGAGCACCTGAAAAGCCACGCCAGCGTGATCATCTTCGAGCCCGCCAACGCCCTCGGAGAGTCCCCCGGCTACCCTGAACGCGCCAGCACCAGCGCCGGCGGGGCCGAGCAGGCGGATGATGACAAGTATTTCAAGTGCGACGTGTGCGGGCAGCTCTTCCAAGACCGCCTCTCCCTCGCCAGACACCAGAATTCTCACACTGGCTGA
- the Peg3 gene encoding paternally-expressed gene 3 protein isoform X1, which produces MRQTLRARGDQPAIPEKLKPFGVSKTDDCEKVTTPLENYRMYHQEDDTNSDMTSDDDMSRCGRETPPPRSSHSLSSDRDQERRGRSREVEPRDRWPYIRSPRSRLPHRDLSLPVMSRPHFGLERDDDRRSMDYESRSQDAESYQNVVELKEDKKPQNPIQDNLENYRKLLSLGVQLAEDDRHSHMTQGHSSRSKRSAYPSTSRGLKPMPEAKKPAHRRGICEDESSHGVIMEKFIKDVSRKSARARELHERPPPPPPPPRFPRPSDNWKDGASNRRESVIQERGPEGRAYRGGFRFNADLLSRNRVLERKRRYHFDSDERGHEHKSCVRKKPFECGSEMRQAMSMGNLSCPPVPESQPIDFPADPYVCDECGRSFSVISEFVEHQIMHTRENLYEYGESFIHSVAVNEVQKGQGGGRRFECKECGETFSRSAALAEHRQIHAREYLAECNDQENEDTIMPSPTFSELQKIYGKDKFYECKVCKETFLHSSALIEHQKTHGRGNSDDRENERERERQRMRARARELRERERERGEPFLTCPNFNEFRKMYRKDKIYECKVCGESFLHLSSLREHQKIHTRGNPFENKSRMCEETFVPSQSLRRRQKTYREKLFDFNNARDALMESSDPGDHQKNRSRKNFFEGRGYEKPFAESQKSHTITRPPTNEDDKPFTISVNPNDKPKSPTMENGSQGRPYERPVIHSLGPALPLKSRGAFGFPKPRSVTESSTQTTGGILPRILSRGSIFEGKEFKRSIIHSLPAPRPLKRHRANDLLGCDEEGESSIYIPELSNKRRKIPTGEDTYEGSNSSNHTDSIPPGVPRAEPPSLSGEPRESNQDVTFSVPSSSVREHQKARAKKKYIETRSSEASLIHSLPFGDLQAFRRRAKFFECQECGEAFAHGSDLIEHQKIHDRERPSGSRHFERSVIRSLAPSDPQTSYAQERFIQEQVRKFREFGQRSATSNNLSVQKTHTQEKYAEEPHDKQTHGQKIHDKEPNGQEPHGQEPHGDEPQDKEPLDQEMRNEEPLDQEMRNEEPLDQEMRNEEPHGDKPNGQEPHGDEPHDNGPLDQEMGGEEPHGEESHGQNKAEDATIQASGSEDHKKDDAGDMIYECQDCGLGFTDLTDLTSHQDVHSRKDLVDSREYAPSEVHAHPVSEFENKCSGEKLYECPKCGESFTHSSLLLEHQRVHEQDQLYSVKACDDGFIALLPVTRPRRNRAAERNPAAVTGSAIRCRQCGQGFIHSSALNEHMRQHRDDEMLEQNELTEEIFIQGLALTEYQGSETEEKLFECTICGECFFTAKQLGDHHTKVHKDEPYEYGPSYTHASFLTEPLRKHIPLYECKDCGQPFLDDTVIAERMVFHPEREGGSDIVAATAQEVEANVLIPQEVLRIQGSNAEAAEPEVEAAEPEVEAAEPELEAAEPNGEAEGPDGEAAEPDGEAEQPNAEAEQPNGDADEPDGAGIEDPEERADEPEEDVEEPEGDADEPDGADIEDPEEEGEDEEIEVEEPYYNCHECTETFASSAAFGEHLKSHASVIIFEPANALGESPGYPERASTSAGGAEQADDDKYFKCDVCGQLFQDRLSLARHQNSHTG; this is translated from the exons ATGAG GCAGACCCTCAGAGCAAGAGGAGATCAGCCGGCCATCCCTGAAAAGCTCAAGCCCTTCGGTGTGAGCAAGACAGACGACTGTGAAAAAGTCACCACTCCACTGGAGAATTACAGGATGTACCACCAGGAAG ACGACACCAACAGTGACATGACCAGTGACGACGACATGAGCCGTTGTGGGAGGGAAACCCCACCACCTCGATCATCCCATTCTTTGAGCA GTGACCGAGACCAGGAGCGCAGGGGCAGAAGCAGAGAAGTGGAGCCTCGAGACCGCTGGCCATACATCAGGAGTCCCAGAAGCA GGCTGCCTCATCGGGATCTTTCCCTCCCTGTGATGTCAAGACCACATTTTGGACTGGAAAGAGATGATGACAGACGTTCCATGGATTATGAGTCTCGATCCCAG GATGCTGAATCATACCAGAATGTTGTGGAACTCAAAGAGGACAAGAAGCCTCAGAATCCAATTCAGGACAACCTGGAGAACTACAGAAAGCTGCTCTCACTGG GAGTACAGCTTGCCGAAGATGACCGACACTCTCACATGACACAAGGCCACTCATCGAGGTCCAAGAGAAGTGCCTACCCAAGCACCAGCCGAG GTCTGAAACCCATGCCTGAAGCCAAAAAGCCGGCCCACCGACGCGGAATCTGTGAGGATGAATCTTCTCATGGAGTGATAATGGAAAAATTCATCAAGGATGTGTCACGCAAATCCGCAAGAGCGAGGGAGCTGCACGagcgtcctcctcctcctcctccacccccgaGGTTCCCCAGGCCCAGTGACAACTGGAAGGACGGTGCGTCCAACAGAAGAGAGTCAGTGATCCAGGAGAGGGGTCCTGAGGGGAGAGCGTACAGGGGTGGCTTCCGGTTCAATGCAGACCTGCTTTCCAGAAACCGAGTGCTGGAAAGGAAGCGGCGTTATCACTTTGATTCTGATGAGAGGGGTCACGAGCATAAGAGCTGTGTGAGGAAGAAGCCTTTTGAGTGTGGCAGTGAGATGAGGCAGGCTATGAGCATGGGTAACCTGAGCTGCCCTCCCGTCCCCGAGTCGCAGCCGATCGATTTTCCGGCAGATCCGTATGTGTGTGATGAGTGCGGGAGGTCGTTCAGTGTCATCTCTGAGTTTGTCGAGCACCAGATCATGCACACTAGGGAGAATCTCTATGAGTATGGAGAGTCCTTTATCCACAGTGTGGCTGTCAATGAGGTACAGAAAGGTCAGGGCGGGGGGCGACGCTTTGAGTGTAAGGAGTGTGGAGAAACCTTCAGTAGGAGCGCAGCCCTGGCAGAGCATCGCCAAATCCATGCTAGGGAGTACCTTGCCGAATGCAATGACCAGGAGAACGAGGACACCATCATGCCTAGCCCGACCTTCAGCGAGCTGCAGAAGATATATGGCAAAGACAAGTTCTACGAGTGCAAGGTGTGCAAGGAGACCTTTCTGCACAGCTCGGCCCTGATTGAGCACCAGAAAACCCACGGCAGAGGCAACTCAGACGACAGAGAGAATGAGCGTGAGCGAGAACGCCAGCGCATGCGTGCGCGTGCACGGGAGCTGCGCGAACGCGAGCGCGAGCGCGGGGAACCCTTTCTGACCTGTCCAAACTTCAATGAGTTTCGGAAGATGTACAGGAAAGACAAGATCTATGAATGCAAGGTGTGTGGGGAGAGCTTCCTTCACCTCTCGTCCCTGAGGGAGCATCAGAAAATCCACACTCGAGGAAACCCATTCGAAAATAAGAGCAGGATGTGCGAGGAGACCTTTGTCCCAAGTCAGTCCCTCAGAAGGCGCCAGAAAACCTACAGGGAGAAGCTGTTCGACTTTAACAATGCCAGAGATGCACTGATGGAAAGCTCAGACCCCGGTGACCACCAGAAAAATCGTTCTCGAAAGAATTTCTTTGAGGGCAGGGGATATGAGAAGCCCTTTGCCGAATCTCAGAAGAGTCATACTATAACAAGACCACCTACAAACGAAGATGACAAGCCATTCACCATCAGTGTCAACCCCAATGACAAGCCGAAGTCCCCAACCATGGAAAACGGCTCCCAGGGGAGACCCTACGAGAGGCCTGTCATTCACAGCTTGGGTCCTGCACTACCTCTGAAGAGTCGCGGCGCATTCGGGTTCCCTAAACCAAGATCAGTGACAGAGTCTAGCACCCAGACCACGGGAGGCATTCTCCCCAGAATCCTCTCTAGAGGGAGCATCTTTGAAGGAAAGGAATTCAAGAGATCCATCATCCACAGCTTGCCTGCCCCCCGACCTCTGAAACGTCATAGGGCAAATGACCTGCTTGGATGCGATGAGGAGGGCGAGTCCTCCATTTACATCCCAGAGCTGAGCAATAAGCGTCGGAAGATTCCTACCGGAGAAGACACTTATGAAGGAAGCAACAGCAGCAACCACACGGATTCCATCCCCCCGGGTGTACCCCGTGCTGAGCCTCCAAGCCTTTCTGGAGAGCCCCGTGAATCTAATCAAGATGTCACATTTTCAGTGCCCAGCTCAAGTGTTCGCGAACACCAGAAGGCTCGTGCCAAAAAGAAGTACATTGAGACCAGGAGCAGTGAGGCCTCTCTAATCCACTCCCTGCCTTTTGGTGACCTGCAGGCATTCCGCCGTAGAGCGAAGTTCTTTGAGTGTCAGGAATGTGGGGAGGCCTTTGCTCATGGGTCTGACCTCATCGAGCACCAGAAGATTCACGACAGAGAAAGACCCTCCGGGAGCCGACATTTCGAGCGATCTGTCATCCGCAGCCTGGCCCCTAGCGACCCTCAGACCAGTTATGCCCAAGAACGCTTCATTCAAGAGCAAGTGCGCAAATTCAGAGAATTTGGACAACGCTCTGCTACCAGCAACAACCTCAGTGTACAGAAAACCCACACCCAAGAAAAATATGCCGAGGAGCCCCATGATAAACAAACTCATGGTCAAAAAATTCATGACAAAGAGCCCAATGGCCAAGAACCCCATGGCCAGGAGCCCCATGGTGATGAGCCCCAGGACAAGGAGCCCCTTGATCAGGAGATGCGCAACGAAGAGCCCCTTGATCAGGAGATGCGCAACGAAGAGCCCCTTGATCAGGAGATGCGCAACGAAGAGCCCCATGGTGATAAGCCCAATGGCCAGGAGCCCCATGGTGATGAGCCCCATGACAATGGGCCCCTTGATCAGGAGATGGGTGGTGAGGAGCCCCATGGTGAAGAGTCCCACGGCCAGAACAAAGCAGAAGACGCTACCATTCAGGCCTCAGGTTCTGAAGACCACAAGAAAGATGACGCCGGCGACATGATCTATGAATGCCAGGACTGCGGACTGGGCTTCACTGACCTCACAGACCTCACAAGCCATCAGGATGTCCACAGCAGAAAGGATCTGGTTGACAGTCGCGAATATGCACCCTCCGAAGTTCATGCCCACCCCGTCAGCGAATTTGAGAATAAGTGCTCTGGAGAGAAGCTGTACGAATGTCCAAAATGCGGGGAGTCGTTTACTCACAGCTCACTGCTTCTCGAGCATCAGAGAGTCCATGAACAAGACCAGCTGTATTCTGTCAAGGCCTGCGATGATGGCTTCATCGCTCTCCTGCCCGTCACGAGGCCAAGGAGGAATCGCGCCGCCGAGAGGAATCCCGCCGCCGTCACTGGGTCAGCCATTCGATGCCGTCAGTGCGGGCAAGGCTTCATTCACAGCTCCGCCCTCAACGAGCACATGAGGCAGCACAGGGATGACGAAATGCTGGAGCAGAACGAGTTGACGGAGGAGATTTTCATCCAAGGCCTGGCCCTCACCGAGTACCAGGGCAGCGAGACCGAAGAGAAGCTTTTTGAGTGCACGATCTGTGGGGAGTGCTTCTTCACTGCCAAACAGCTCGGGGACCACCACACCAAAGTCCACAAGGACGAGCCCTACGAGTACGGGCCCTCCTACACCCACGCCTCCTTTCTCACCGAGCCCCTCAGGAAGCACATCCCACTGTACGAGTGCAAAGACTGCGGGCAGCCCTTCCTGGACGACACGGTCATCGCCGAGCGCATGGTGTTCCACCCGGAGCGAGAAGGCGGGTCGGACATAGTAGCCGCCACTGCCCAAGAGGTCGAAGCCAATGTCCTCATCCCACAAGAAGTCCTGAGGATCCAGGGGTCAAACGCGGAAGCGGCCGAGCCCGAAGTGGAGGCCGCCGAGCCGGAAGTGGAGGCTGCAGAGCCCGAGCTGGAGGCCGCAGAGCCCAATGGAGAGGCCGAAGGGCCGGATGGAGAAGCTGCCGAGCCGGACGGAGAGGCGGAGCAGCCCAACGCAGAGGCGGAGCAGCCCAATGGTGACGCCGATGAGCCAGATGGAGCCGGCATCGAAGACCCAGAAGAGAGGGCTGACGAGCCAGAGGAAGATGTCGAAGAGCCGGAGGGAGACGCCGACGAGCCTGACGGTGCAGACATCGAAGACCccgaagaggaaggagaagatgaaGAGATTGAGGTCGAAGAACCGTACTACAACTGCCACGAGTGCACGGAAACCTTCGCCTCCAGCGCGGCCTTCGGCGAGCACCTGAAAAGCCACGCCAGCGTGATCATCTTCGAGCCCGCCAACGCCCTCGGAGAGTCCCCCGGCTACCCTGAACGCGCCAGCACCAGCGCCGGCGGGGCCGAGCAGGCGGATGATGACAAGTATTTCAAGTGCGACGTGTGCGGGCAGCTCTTCCAAGACCGCCTCTCCCTCGCCAGACACCAGAATTCTCACACTGGCTGA